A region from the Mucilaginibacter sp. CSA2-8R genome encodes:
- a CDS encoding AraC family transcriptional regulator, protein MKPHFYKITNNDQSSLSANLRVQPNFGRLWHYHPELELHYIIKGQGVRFIGDSISNFQDDELVLLGQNLPHTWRCNDSKTLGIREDSTAAIVIQFLPDFLGKEFFSIPEALQIRLLFEKAKRGLLVTGKTKAIVHEKMLKAVEESGMYRILTLLEILHILSQSFELNYIAASSNFHRSNEAESVRLNKIYAHTMGHFKRPLPLEEMAEVASLSVTSFCRYFKMMTNKSFHDFLMEIRISNACRLLVEDNLSINAICYDCGFGNVSNFYRYFVRIKNTTPAEFKKQYLERKLTDV, encoded by the coding sequence ATGAAGCCGCATTTTTATAAGATTACCAATAATGACCAAAGCTCACTGAGTGCTAATCTGCGGGTACAGCCAAATTTTGGCCGGCTATGGCATTACCATCCGGAGCTTGAGCTGCATTACATCATTAAAGGGCAGGGGGTACGTTTTATTGGCGATAGTATCAGCAACTTTCAGGACGATGAACTGGTTTTATTAGGACAGAACTTGCCGCATACCTGGCGGTGCAATGATAGCAAAACCCTGGGTATACGTGAGGATAGCACGGCAGCCATTGTAATACAGTTTTTGCCTGATTTTTTAGGTAAAGAGTTTTTTTCAATCCCGGAGGCGCTGCAAATACGCTTGCTGTTCGAGAAAGCCAAACGTGGTTTATTAGTTACCGGAAAGACTAAAGCAATAGTTCATGAAAAAATGTTGAAGGCGGTTGAAGAAAGCGGCATGTACCGCATTTTAACACTGCTCGAAATTTTGCACATTCTTTCGCAAAGTTTCGAACTGAACTACATTGCTGCCTCTTCCAATTTTCACCGGTCTAACGAGGCCGAATCTGTACGGCTGAACAAGATTTATGCCCATACGATGGGCCATTTTAAACGGCCTTTGCCGCTCGAAGAAATGGCCGAGGTAGCCAGTTTAAGCGTTACCTCTTTTTGCCGGTATTTTAAAATGATGACCAATAAGTCGTTCCATGATTTTTTGATGGAAATCAGGATCAGCAACGCCTGCCGCCTGCTGGTTGAGGATAACCTGTCTATCAATGCCATTTGTTACGATTGCGGTTTCGGCAATGTCTCCAACTTTTACCGCTACTTTGTTCGTATCAAAAACACCACACCCGCCGAGTTTAAAAAGCAATATCTGGAGCGGAAGTTGACCGATGTTTAA
- a CDS encoding DUF3748 domain-containing protein, translating to MLIHERQLTSSPKGHCLHNTQVFCDDDTLIVYDTRNDDAQIQTTGSVEMVNVQTGEETLVYQVPYQTKYGPGAGAASFSPKHKSIIFLRGLLNCNQQQPYAFNRRTGIKVDVSRLNAAENLDARNIAEPLVPGALRGGTHAHQWSANGRWISYTYNDYLLDELSNQQPDLKFNRSVGIMIPDYPVKVTLPNDSENFSGSMFSVLISEINANAQPNTDEIFAAVDECWIGNNGYKTINGNRQHKAIAFQGCLYDKSGNEKKEVYIADLPEQFSHDELLQTAGSLTSPPLVPQSVNQRRLTYTQHGVCGPRHWLRSNAEGTLIAFLSHDDNKVVQVFGVSPQGGQPHQFSKLQAGVSGPFNISPDGKHIACLSDNNVWLINIKTGQAEQATFHYADDKAVGSVIWSNKGDLLAYNRYTKHSNGNAYLQIFILELNNQ from the coding sequence ATGTTGATCCACGAGCGGCAGCTCACCTCATCACCCAAAGGCCATTGCTTGCATAATACACAAGTGTTTTGCGATGATGATACCCTGATTGTTTACGATACCCGTAACGACGACGCTCAAATTCAGACCACCGGCTCGGTAGAAATGGTTAACGTACAAACCGGCGAGGAAACTTTGGTGTATCAAGTACCTTACCAAACTAAATACGGCCCAGGCGCAGGTGCTGCAAGTTTTTCGCCAAAGCACAAAAGCATCATATTTTTGAGGGGATTGCTCAATTGCAACCAGCAGCAGCCCTATGCATTTAACCGCCGAACAGGCATTAAAGTAGATGTTTCGCGGCTAAATGCGGCCGAAAATCTGGATGCCCGTAATATTGCAGAGCCGCTGGTTCCGGGTGCGTTAAGGGGAGGTACCCACGCACACCAATGGAGCGCCAACGGCCGTTGGATAAGTTATACTTACAACGATTATTTATTGGATGAATTGAGCAACCAGCAGCCTGATCTAAAGTTTAACCGGTCGGTTGGAATCATGATCCCCGATTACCCGGTTAAAGTTACCCTGCCTAACGACTCCGAAAATTTTTCGGGTAGCATGTTCTCGGTGCTGATTTCAGAAATTAATGCCAATGCACAGCCCAATACTGATGAAATTTTTGCTGCGGTAGACGAATGCTGGATAGGTAACAATGGCTACAAAACCATAAATGGCAATCGCCAACATAAAGCTATTGCCTTTCAGGGCTGCCTGTATGATAAATCGGGAAATGAAAAGAAAGAGGTTTACATTGCCGATTTGCCCGAACAGTTTTCTCATGATGAATTGCTGCAAACTGCTGGTAGCCTTACCTCACCACCGTTAGTCCCTCAATCTGTAAATCAGCGGCGCTTAACTTATACACAACACGGCGTTTGCGGCCCAAGGCATTGGTTAAGGTCAAATGCAGAGGGCACGCTAATAGCCTTTCTGTCGCACGATGACAATAAAGTGGTACAGGTTTTTGGTGTTTCGCCGCAAGGTGGGCAGCCTCATCAATTCAGCAAACTACAGGCAGGTGTATCGGGGCCATTCAATATTTCGCCGGATGGTAAGCACATCGCCTGTTTATCCGACAACAACGTGTGGCTCATTAATATTAAAACCGGCCAGGCAGAGCAGGCCACCTTTCATTACGCCGATGATAAAGCCGTAGGTAGTGTAATCTGGAGCAATAAGGGAGATTTGCTGGCTTATAACCGCTATACTAAGCATAGTAACGGTAACGCGTATTTACAAATATTTATACTGGAATTGAACAATCAATAA